A genomic window from Glycine max cultivar Williams 82 chromosome 17, Glycine_max_v4.0, whole genome shotgun sequence includes:
- the MYB205 gene encoding transcription factor MYB205: protein MGRSPCCSKEGLNRGAWTAHEDKILREYIRVHGEGRWRNLPKRAGLKRCGKSCRLRWLNYLRPDIKRGNISPDEEELIIRLHKLLGNRWSLIAGRLPGRTDNEIKNYWNTNLGKKVKDGHQTTTGNNTQNPMPNPSPSLSPPKLDSHVVRTKATKCSKLLFLNPPPHPSMQNKFKTEAEEEEEEARLVNGVIRNQMEHTTYDNGFLSFPDEEKELSTDLLIDFNVGDFCLSDLLNSDFSNSYNFSCNINNVNNHEQLSPCSDQPDPMFSDEVLKDWTHNNFADEANASNNLRSFISFLESTEERLGE, encoded by the exons atggggAGAAGCCCTTGTTGTTCAAAGGAGGGTTTGAATAGAGGTGCTTGGACAGCTCATGAAGACAAAATCCTGAGAGAATATATTAGAGTCCATGGTGAAGGAAGATGGAGAAACCTTCCCAAAAGAGCAG GTTTGAAAAGATGCGGGAAAAGTTGTAGACTTCGATGGTTGAATTATCTCAGACCAGATATTAAGAGAGGCAATATATCCCCAGATGAAGAAGAGCTCATCATCAGGCTCCACAAGCTCCTCGGAAACAG ATGGTCTTTAATAGCTGGGAGGCTTCCAGGACGAACAGACAACGAAATAAAGAATTATTGGAACACCAATTTAGGGAAAAAGGTGAAAGATGGTCACCAAACAACCACTGGAAACAACACACAGAATCCAATGCCCAACCCATCACCCTCCCTATCTCCTCCTAAACTAGATTCCCATGTTGTCCGTACAAAGGCTACCAAGTGCTCCAAGTTGTTATTCCTAAACCCACCCCCTCACCCATCAATGCAGAACAAGTTCAAGACTgaggcagaagaagaagaagaagaagcaaggcTTGTGAATGGTGTAATTAGAAACCAAATGGAACACACTACATACGACAACGGGTTCCTGTCGTTTCCGGATGAAGAAAAAGAACTCTCAACAGATTTGCTCATAGATTTCAACGTGGGGGATTTCTGCTTGTCTGATCTTCTCAACTCAGATTTCTCAAACTCGTACAATTTCAGCTGCAATATTAATAATGTTAACAACCACGAGCAGTTATCGCCTTGTTCGGACCAACCTGATCCTATGTTCTCTGATGAAGTTCTCAAGGACTGGACACACAACAATTTTGCAGACGAAGCGAATGCTTCCAACAATCTTCGTTCTTTCATTTCGTTCCTTGAGTCCACTGAGGAAAGATTAGGAGAATGA